The DNA window ATCCTTCCCCGCGCGTTCGCGGGGCGGCACTGCGCCTGCTCGCGCGGTTGGCCCCGGTGCGCGCCCTCCCCCTGTTCCGGGCGGCGGAACGCTCTCGCAATCCCTACCTCCGCGCCGCCGCGGCGCGCGCCGCGCGCAATCTGCCCGTCAGCGAGGCGGTGCGACTGCTGCGGCGCCTCCGCCTCGATGCCGACCCGCGGCCGGCGTCCGCGGCGCTCGAGACGCTCGGGGAAATCGCTCCGGCGACGGCCCGCGCCGAAGCCCTCGAGGCGCTCCGTTCGAAGGATGTCGCGATCGCGGGAACGGCAGCCGATCTGCTCGGGCGCGTGGGGCATCCGGGGGACGTGGCCGCGCTGGAGCGGCTGTACGGCACGGCACGGGGGCCGGAACGGGTGGAGCTGCGGCTCGGGGCGGTGAGGTCCGCCGGGCGCCTCGATCCGGCGCGGGCGGAGCGATTTCTCCGGGCCGCGCTGGCCGACCCGGCCCCGGCCGTCGCCCTCGCCGCGCGGGACGCGCTCGAGGCGGCGGGGGAGGAAGGTGCCGATCCGTCGCCGGGGCACTGGCGGTCGACGGCGCCCGCCTGGCCGCGAGGCCGGCCGGCTCCCCGGGTCACGCTGCGGACCGACCGCGGGGACATCGTCCTCCAACTCGACCCGGAGGCGGCTCCGCACCACGTCGCGAGCTTCGTGGCGCGGGCGCGCGAGGGAAAGCTCGACGGCCTTCCCTTCCACCGCGTCGTCACGGGATTCGTGGTCCAGGGTCTCGACCCGCGCGGCGACGGGTGGGGCACGGGCGGCGTTCTCCTGCGCGACGAGATCGCTCCCCTGCGATTCGACGGCGCGGGTGTGGTGGGAATGCCCAACGCCGGTCCCGACACGGGCGGCTGCCAGATCTTCGTGACCCTTGCGCCGGCGCCCCATCTGGACGGGCGCTTCACGGTCTTCGCACGGGTCGTGGAGGGGCTCGGAGTGGTCGACACGCTCGACGTCGGGGACCGCTGCCGCCGCGCGATCGTGCAGTGACGCCGGCGGCGCGGCCGGTCAGGCGGCGAGCAGCCCGGTGTACCAGGCGGCGATCTCCACTCCCCAGAACATCGCCACCAGCGCCGCCGGGGCGAGGAAACAGCCGAACGGCAGCTCCTTCGTCATCGACCAGCGACCCGAGAGCAGGCCGGGGAGGCTCAGCAGCGTGCCGGCGAGCGACGCGGCGAAGATCGTGAGGAAGACACCGGGGATCCCGAGGAAGGCACCCACCCCGAGCATCATCTTGAGATCACCCCCGCCCAGCGCCTCCCGGTCGAACAGGACGCGCCACGCGAGCGCGAGCAGAAAGAAGATCCCGTATCCGGCGATCGCGCCGGCGACCGAGGCGGCCAGCCGGCCGCCGGCCCCCGACAGCCCCGCGAGTGCGAGGCCGAAGTCGAGCCGGCCGTTCCAGGGCGCGGTGAGAAGACCGGCCGCGGCGAGCGGAAGGGTGACCCGATCCGGAAGGAGCCGGTGGTCGTAGTCGGTGAAGAAGAGCACGAGCATCGCCGAGGCGAAGGGAAGCAGCACCAGGGTCTGCACGGTGAAGCCGAAGCGCCACCCGATCGCCACCCACAGCACGGCGTTGCCCGTCTCCACCAGCGGGTAGCGCAGCGCGATCTGGCCGCCGCACGAGGCGCAACGCCCCCCGAGCCAGATGTACGAGAGGATCGGGACGTTCTCGTGCCACCGGATCGCCGCGCCGCAACGCGGGCAGGCGGAGCGCGGGCGCACGACGCTCTCGCCGCGCGGGAGGCGGTGGATGCAGACGTTCAGGAAGGACCCGACCACGGCCCCGAACGCGAACAGCAC is part of the Acidobacteriota bacterium genome and encodes:
- a CDS encoding prepilin peptidase, yielding MLVLFFTDYDHRLLPDRVTLPLAAAGLLTAPWNGRLDFGLALAGLSGAGGRLAASVAGAIAGYGIFFLLALAWRVLFDREALGGGDLKMMLGVGAFLGIPGVFLTIFAASLAGTLLSLPGLLSGRWSMTKELPFGCFLAPAALVAMFWGVEIAAWYTGLLAA